The Nocardioides campestrisoli genome includes a window with the following:
- a CDS encoding AAA family ATPase produces MTRLSVADPATWMRLHHLQTSLPPDRAPALYEWIHAQHLPTAYERDLAAAFDKLTRQHLGTNETWLAVSGPSHLGKSTAITRVLLDRATAHPQPWRTRTKDGYLHTPCVYVEAGSKQEARGLLASVARFCALPDTGSEKELHQMLGRLLPAMGVELVVVDDAQMYRRVSDSASRLTDGLRTLLHLPVPFAFVGIDLDRSALLRDPGRNNDTAQQLRRRHIGLRLNPIRTNDARTVVRLIASFVARMRAIEHLHLACLQDPRLQLRLVADLEGRPGSILNTLKRAAVEGLADNDGIVTADHVDAEIVAVQSLAAGSVAS; encoded by the coding sequence ATGACCCGTCTGTCCGTGGCCGACCCCGCCACCTGGATGAGGCTGCACCACCTGCAGACCTCACTCCCTCCCGACCGCGCGCCCGCGCTGTATGAGTGGATCCACGCCCAGCACCTCCCCACCGCTTACGAGCGCGACCTCGCCGCCGCCTTCGACAAGCTCACCCGACAGCACCTGGGCACCAACGAGACCTGGCTGGCGGTCAGCGGCCCCTCCCACCTGGGAAAGAGCACAGCCATCACCCGCGTCCTGCTCGACCGCGCCACAGCCCACCCACAGCCGTGGCGCACCCGCACCAAGGACGGCTACCTGCACACCCCATGCGTGTACGTCGAGGCCGGATCCAAGCAAGAGGCCCGTGGCCTGCTCGCCTCGGTGGCGAGGTTCTGCGCCCTGCCCGACACCGGCTCGGAGAAGGAACTGCACCAGATGCTCGGTCGGCTGCTGCCCGCCATGGGTGTGGAGCTCGTGGTCGTCGATGACGCGCAGATGTATCGCCGAGTCTCTGACTCCGCTTCGCGCCTGACGGACGGACTCAGGACCCTGCTGCACCTGCCGGTGCCCTTCGCTTTCGTCGGCATCGACCTGGATCGCTCCGCGCTGCTACGCGACCCCGGACGCAACAACGACACCGCGCAACAACTCCGTCGCCGCCACATCGGGCTGCGGCTCAATCCCATCCGTACTAACGACGCACGCACAGTAGTACGGCTCATCGCTTCCTTCGTTGCGCGCATGCGTGCCATCGAGCACCTGCACCTTGCCTGTCTGCAGGACCCCCGTCTGCAGCTGCGGTTGGTGGCCGACCTCGAAGGACGCCCAGGCAGCATCCTCAACACCCTCAAGCGAGCGGCCGTAGAGGGTCTGGCCGACAACGACGGGATCGTCACCGCCGACCACGTCGACGCCGAGATCGTGGCAGTACAAAGTCTTGCTGCCGGCTCCGTCGCCTCATGA
- a CDS encoding type I-E CRISPR-associated protein Cas6/Cse3/CasE, translating into MAVTTPEQVAPGVDRESPVYWTTFPAASVQADWSDLAAAHRAVMRLFPTTLPGAAAERRATAGILFRVDNIGGVPTVLVQSCVPPESVPIEGRTMTVTGRGWENRNGDLIALRVAVNPVIRGKSQATPGGPKKDVTRGVVPPEGISAWLSGKLAGAVTDLEVVNHYRDTYRFGPKGAKRSLVIDTVDAIATVADAQLLDAMRREGLGRSKAYGCGLITARPAVRD; encoded by the coding sequence ATGGCTGTCACGACACCTGAGCAGGTAGCGCCCGGCGTGGACCGAGAGAGCCCCGTCTACTGGACGACCTTCCCGGCCGCCTCCGTGCAGGCGGACTGGTCAGACCTCGCCGCCGCACACCGCGCCGTCATGCGACTCTTCCCCACCACCCTCCCCGGGGCCGCGGCAGAACGCAGGGCCACCGCCGGGATCCTGTTCCGGGTCGACAACATCGGAGGGGTCCCCACGGTCCTCGTGCAGTCCTGCGTGCCCCCAGAGTCGGTGCCCATCGAGGGACGGACCATGACCGTCACCGGCCGAGGGTGGGAGAACAGGAACGGGGACCTGATCGCGCTCCGCGTGGCGGTGAACCCGGTCATCCGAGGCAAGTCCCAGGCGACTCCCGGAGGCCCGAAGAAGGACGTCACGCGAGGCGTCGTGCCGCCCGAGGGGATCTCGGCATGGCTCTCGGGGAAGCTGGCCGGCGCAGTGACCGACCTGGAGGTCGTCAACCACTACCGCGACACCTACCGCTTCGGCCCGAAGGGCGCCAAGAGGTCGCTGGTCATCGACACCGTCGACGCGATCGCGACCGTCGCCGATGCGCAGCTCCTCGACGCGATGCGGCGTGAAGGGCTCGGCCGCAGCAAGGCGTACGGGTGCGGCCTCATCACCGCGCGCCCGGCGGTGCGGGACTGA
- a CDS encoding type I-E CRISPR-associated protein Cas5/CasD, whose amino-acid sequence MPSLLLRMAGPVQSYAGYRLLPNNYPVATAPMPRKSAVAGLLGAFVGRRDLHELVTEFDLHVRVDRTNAAAEDLQVLVPLPNAVHAAADRAEKFRTGTARAHAHHRDRTGAVGPKNTRGTALVNRDFLPHAEFICAITAETELVDAWLAGALDPVFMPYLGRRANAPAFPFVLGVDHGTPVQVLSELPHVPRHGEKAASLRLYEVTGDYARHEHRLVSHVSPTPASREEQLTWLSRHLSR is encoded by the coding sequence ATGCCTTCGCTGCTGCTGAGGATGGCGGGCCCGGTCCAGTCGTACGCCGGGTACCGCCTCCTCCCCAACAACTACCCGGTCGCGACGGCGCCGATGCCCAGGAAGTCAGCGGTCGCAGGCCTCCTGGGCGCATTCGTGGGCCGCCGCGACCTCCACGAGCTCGTCACGGAGTTCGACCTGCATGTCCGGGTCGACCGGACGAACGCGGCCGCTGAGGACCTCCAGGTCCTCGTCCCGCTGCCGAACGCGGTGCACGCGGCGGCGGACAGGGCGGAGAAGTTCCGCACCGGGACGGCTCGGGCGCACGCTCACCACCGGGACCGCACCGGCGCGGTCGGGCCCAAGAACACGCGGGGAACGGCCCTGGTGAACCGTGACTTCCTGCCGCACGCCGAGTTCATCTGCGCCATCACCGCGGAGACCGAGCTCGTCGACGCATGGCTGGCGGGGGCGCTCGACCCGGTCTTCATGCCCTACCTCGGAAGGCGGGCGAACGCCCCCGCCTTCCCGTTCGTCCTCGGCGTCGACCACGGGACGCCGGTGCAGGTGCTGTCGGAGCTCCCCCACGTCCCCCGGCACGGCGAGAAGGCCGCCAGCCTGCGGCTGTACGAGGTGACCGGCGACTACGCACGCCACGAGCACCGTCTGGTCTCCCACGTCTCACCGACCCCGGCATCCCGAGAGGAGCAGCTGACATGGCTGTCACGACACCTGAGCAGGTAG